From a single Nitrospirota bacterium genomic region:
- a CDS encoding TIGR01212 family radical SAM protein (This family includes YhcC from E. coli K-12, an uncharacterized radical SAM protein.), with protein sequence MQRYNSFGAHMRRTFGTTVYKVNVDAGFTCPNRDGTLGFSGCIYCNNDSFRPSSCKPSLAIAEQVRNGISHTKKRFQAAKFLVYFQAYTNTYAPVEELERFYREALSEPDVIGLAIGTRPDAVDPEKIRMLESLASQYFVLIEYGLQSMHDKSLDFIQRGHDYMAFLRAVEMTKDRGIHIGAHLIAGFPTETRQETLAMAEEMSLLPIEFLKVHQLQIVKDTPLAEMYKDHPFPVFGYQEYLDFVVDFMERTAPHIVFQRLFATAPDDILIAPVWGKNRHQILSDIEKNLMARDTVQGKNFQPSSAVSMKG encoded by the coding sequence ATGCAGAGATATAATTCATTCGGTGCCCATATGCGCAGGACCTTTGGCACGACAGTCTACAAGGTCAATGTGGATGCCGGATTCACCTGTCCAAACAGGGACGGGACGCTCGGCTTCTCGGGCTGCATTTATTGCAACAACGACAGTTTCAGACCAAGCTCCTGCAAGCCCTCATTGGCCATCGCCGAGCAGGTAAGAAACGGCATCAGTCATACAAAAAAACGTTTCCAGGCAGCAAAGTTCCTTGTTTATTTTCAGGCCTATACCAATACATACGCCCCTGTTGAAGAACTGGAAAGGTTCTATAGAGAAGCCCTCTCTGAGCCTGACGTGATAGGTCTTGCGATCGGCACACGGCCGGATGCTGTTGATCCGGAGAAGATCAGGATGCTCGAATCTCTTGCCTCGCAATACTTTGTTCTGATCGAATACGGGCTTCAGTCAATGCATGACAAGAGCCTCGATTTCATTCAGCGGGGCCACGATTATATGGCGTTCCTTCGGGCCGTAGAGATGACTAAAGACAGGGGCATCCATATCGGAGCTCATCTTATAGCAGGATTCCCGACCGAGACCCGCCAGGAAACGCTTGCCATGGCTGAAGAGATGTCATTGCTGCCGATCGAGTTCCTGAAGGTGCATCAACTGCAGATCGTTAAGGACACGCCGTTGGCAGAAATGTATAAAGACCATCCGTTCCCGGTTTTCGGATACCAGGAATATCTCGATTTTGTGGTTGATTTTATGGAGAGGACCGCACCGCATATCGTGTTCCAGCGGCTTTTTGCGACCGCGCCTGACGACATCCTCATCGCGCCTGTATGGGGGAAGAACAGGCACCAGATCCTGAGCGACATTGAAAAGAACCTCATGGCCAGGGATACGGTCCAGGGGAAGAATTTCCAGCCTTCATCAGCAGTTTCCATGAAAGGCTGA
- a CDS encoding NAD-dependent malic enzyme, with translation MSHQPSPSYSITLRLEIDNRIGMFAQLATVLSLAGGDLGSVDIVRVEKGKIIRDVTVNARDAEHEIAIARAIKEMRGIRVLRVMDRTFSAHEGGKIEIHNKIAVKDRADLSKVYTPGVARVCMDIFEHKEHTYKYTIKGNSVAVVTDGTAVLGLGDIGPEAAMPVMEGKAMLFKEFGGIDAFPIALNTKDTEEIIATVKNIAVPFGGINLEDISGPRCFEIERRLQEMLDIPVFHDDQHGTAVVVLAALINVGRLLKKDIRKFRVVIAGAGAAGIANANMLTAFGIKDIIVCDRTGAVYQGRKKYMNPYKRLLAKKTNPRKIKGSIVEALTGANVFIGLSGPNVIAADDIRKMAKDPIVFALANPEPEVSPEDALPLAKILATGRSDYPNQINNVLGFPGIFRGLLDVRAKGVNEAVKFAAAQAIAQVISTDELHDDYIIPSIFDRKVASSVAHAVAEAARKTGLARH, from the coding sequence ATGTCTCACCAGCCAAGTCCAAGCTACAGTATCACCCTGCGTCTTGAGATCGACAATCGTATCGGCATGTTTGCCCAGCTTGCAACCGTGCTCAGCCTGGCAGGAGGAGACCTTGGGTCCGTTGATATCGTTCGTGTCGAAAAGGGCAAGATCATCAGGGATGTTACGGTCAATGCCCGCGACGCAGAGCACGAAATTGCGATTGCCCGTGCCATAAAGGAGATGAGGGGTATCAGGGTGCTGAGGGTGATGGACAGAACCTTCTCGGCACATGAGGGCGGCAAGATAGAGATCCACAACAAGATCGCGGTCAAAGACCGGGCAGATCTCTCAAAGGTCTATACGCCGGGCGTTGCCCGCGTCTGTATGGATATTTTTGAGCATAAGGAACATACGTATAAATATACGATCAAAGGCAATTCGGTCGCTGTTGTCACCGATGGCACGGCCGTGCTCGGTCTCGGCGATATCGGGCCTGAGGCTGCAATGCCGGTCATGGAAGGCAAGGCGATGCTCTTCAAGGAATTCGGCGGGATTGACGCATTTCCTATTGCCTTGAACACCAAGGATACTGAAGAGATCATAGCCACGGTGAAAAACATAGCGGTTCCGTTTGGGGGTATTAATCTGGAAGATATTTCAGGACCGCGCTGCTTCGAAATAGAGCGTCGGCTCCAGGAGATGCTGGACATCCCGGTTTTCCATGACGATCAGCACGGCACGGCAGTTGTTGTTCTTGCAGCGCTCATCAATGTCGGCAGGCTGCTCAAAAAGGATATCAGGAAGTTCCGTGTTGTTATTGCCGGCGCAGGTGCTGCCGGGATCGCAAACGCAAACATGCTAACAGCGTTCGGCATTAAGGACATTATTGTCTGTGACAGAACCGGTGCAGTCTATCAGGGCAGAAAAAAGTATATGAACCCATACAAGAGGCTTCTTGCAAAGAAGACCAATCCAAGGAAAATAAAGGGCAGCATTGTCGAAGCCCTCACAGGAGCCAATGTCTTCATCGGTCTGTCCGGTCCGAATGTGATCGCAGCGGATGATATCAGGAAGATGGCAAAGGATCCCATTGTGTTTGCCCTGGCAAATCCTGAGCCGGAGGTATCTCCCGAGGACGCCCTTCCCCTTGCGAAGATCCTTGCTACGGGAAGGTCAGACTATCCGAACCAGATCAATAATGTGCTCGGTTTTCCCGGCATATTCAGAGGTCTTCTTGACGTCAGGGCAAAAGGGGTGAACGAGGCGGTCAAGTTCGCTGCCGCACAGGCGATTGCCCAGGTAATTTCTACGGATGAACTGCATGATGACTATATCATTCCGAGCATCTTCGACCGCAAAGTGGCATCATCTGTTGCCCATGCCGTTGCTGAGGCGGCGCGAAAAACAGGCCTCGCACGGCACTGA
- a CDS encoding HU family DNA-binding protein: MTKAELIEKMAEASDCTKACAGKALDGAIEAIIKSVKKGDKVSLVGFGTFSQSKRKARTGRNPQTGKAIKIAAKKLPKFSAGKAFKDAVNK, translated from the coding sequence ATGACAAAGGCAGAACTTATCGAAAAGATGGCAGAGGCATCAGACTGCACCAAGGCTTGCGCAGGCAAGGCACTTGATGGAGCTATCGAGGCAATCATCAAGTCGGTCAAGAAGGGCGACAAGGTTTCCCTTGTTGGATTCGGCACTTTCTCACAGTCAAAGAGGAAAGCAAGGACCGGAAGAAATCCTCAGACCGGCAAGGCCATCAAGATCGCTGCGAAGAAGCTCCCCAAGTTCAGCGCTGGCAAGGCTTTCAAGGACGCAGTCAACAAGTAG
- a CDS encoding NifU family protein — translation MENIEKDIQKIKQIIEELKPNYTALGGDIEFVDIKDHDVRIRPTGYCWR, via the coding sequence ATGGAAAATATAGAGAAAGATATTCAGAAAATCAAGCAGATCATAGAAGAGCTGAAACCTAACTATACGGCTCTCGGCGGCGATATCGAATTTGTGGACATTAAAGATCATGATGTGCGGATACGGCCTACGGGCTACTGCTGGCGTTGA
- a CDS encoding succinate dehydrogenase cytochrome b subunit → MILFQNRVGRKIVMSLTGLAMVIFVIIHLLGNASLFSGPDGINAYGKLLHSLGAFLWLIRLIMLTALCLHILFGIHLTLENRAAKPQRYAVRKDLSSTFAGRNMIWTGLLIASYLLYHLLHFTLEVIYPGLAAYQNPDAAGRPDIFMMVVLSFRNISVAGLYVLAMGALALHLSHGIQSMFQTLGLNNERTLPAVIKIGTIAAVVLFLGYISIPVSIVAGLVGR, encoded by the coding sequence ATGATACTGTTTCAAAACAGGGTAGGCAGAAAGATCGTGATGTCCCTTACCGGGCTTGCCATGGTTATTTTTGTCATTATCCATCTCCTTGGCAATGCCTCCCTGTTCAGCGGCCCGGATGGGATCAATGCGTACGGGAAGCTTTTGCACAGCCTCGGCGCTTTTCTCTGGCTTATCCGCCTGATCATGCTTACAGCCCTCTGCCTGCATATTCTTTTCGGTATCCATCTCACTCTTGAGAACCGTGCAGCAAAACCTCAGCGGTACGCTGTCCGCAAAGATCTCAGCTCGACCTTTGCAGGCAGGAATATGATCTGGACAGGCCTGCTCATTGCCAGCTATCTTTTATATCATCTTCTGCATTTTACTTTGGAGGTGATCTATCCAGGACTGGCGGCCTATCAAAATCCTGACGCTGCAGGCAGGCCTGATATCTTTATGATGGTGGTACTCAGTTTCAGGAATATATCTGTGGCAGGGCTCTATGTCCTTGCCATGGGAGCACTCGCACTGCACCTCAGTCACGGCATACAGAGTATGTTCCAGACCCTTGGCCTGAACAATGAAAGAACCCTTCCTGCAGTTATAAAGATAGGCACGATCGCGGCTGTGGTCCTTTTTCTCGGTTACATATCTATCCCGGTAAGTATAGTTGCCGGCCTGGTAGGAAGGTAA
- a CDS encoding nitroreductase: protein MDMLESIKARRSVRKFTSDQVPDDLIAKILEAGRWAPSGLNNQAWRFAVVTDKATIKKISGLTRYAKIVLAAQALIPVFLDTARSYHREKDIQSIGACLQNMLLEVHALGLGAVWLGEIIKSSEPIKQLLGLPEELELMAVIAMGYPDETPRSTKRKELKELIVYRD, encoded by the coding sequence TTGGACATGCTTGAAAGTATAAAGGCCCGGCGCAGCGTCAGGAAGTTCACATCAGATCAGGTTCCTGATGACCTGATAGCAAAGATCCTTGAGGCCGGGCGATGGGCGCCATCAGGTCTGAACAATCAGGCCTGGCGCTTTGCTGTTGTAACGGATAAAGCAACCATTAAAAAGATCTCCGGACTGACCCGCTACGCGAAGATAGTGCTTGCCGCGCAGGCGCTGATACCGGTATTCCTTGATACTGCCAGGAGCTATCACCGGGAGAAGGACATTCAGTCGATCGGCGCCTGCCTGCAGAACATGCTCCTTGAAGTTCACGCTCTCGGACTCGGTGCTGTCTGGCTCGGCGAGATCATTAAGAGCAGCGAACCGATAAAACAGCTCCTCGGCCTGCCTGAGGAATTGGAACTTATGGCTGTGATCGCTATGGGATATCCTGATGAAACGCCGCGTTCAACAAAAAGAAAAGAACTGAAAGAGCTGATCGTGTACCGCGATTAG
- the glgP gene encoding alpha-glucan family phosphorylase: protein MTEAQELIQELTREPKIAYFSMEIGVHNDIPTYSGGLGVLAGDTIRSGADLKLPMVAVTLMSRKGYFTQEIDNTGRQIEHPAVWDPADHMKLLPYRVTVQIEGKDVQVQAWLYTVKSLTGGSIPVFFLDTDLSANAPENREITAHLYGGDKAYRLKQEIVLGLGGVRMLHEMEFDIKKYHMNEGHASFLILELLNRFKKPIEDVWDEKLVWDRRTVKNLCVFTTHTPVEAGHDKFPYDLVLKTMGEIVPLSLLQDLAGKDGLNMTLLALNLSRYINGVAKKHGEVSKSMFPGYEIHAITNGVHSFTWTCDSFKKIYDEYLPGWANEPELFVRIGRIPDEKLWSAHAEAKQHLISYVREQTGVELSPDVLTLGFARRATAYKRADLLFRDLERFEKIGSGKLQIVYAGKAHPHDAPGKQLIQNIFDYKEKLKDRIKIVYLQNYNMETALKIVSGVDVWLNTPLRPLEASGTSGMKATHNGVMNFSVLDGWWIEGHIEGFTGWSIGPAPQELTPGADADARDAEDLYHKLEHVLIPLYHNERHTWIRMMQNAIGKNAYYFNSHRMMRRYVTEAYIR from the coding sequence ATGACTGAAGCTCAGGAGCTTATCCAGGAACTTACCCGGGAACCCAAGATCGCCTATTTTTCGATGGAAATAGGCGTGCATAACGATATTCCCACCTATAGCGGTGGACTTGGCGTTCTTGCAGGCGATACGATCCGTTCAGGCGCTGACCTCAAGCTGCCGATGGTTGCAGTCACGCTGATGAGCAGAAAAGGCTATTTTACTCAGGAGATCGACAATACAGGCAGGCAGATCGAGCACCCGGCAGTATGGGACCCTGCTGACCACATGAAGCTCCTTCCTTACAGGGTCACGGTCCAGATCGAAGGAAAAGATGTCCAGGTCCAGGCCTGGCTTTATACGGTCAAGAGCCTGACAGGCGGCAGCATCCCCGTCTTTTTTCTTGATACAGATCTGTCTGCCAATGCACCGGAAAACAGGGAGATCACTGCACACCTTTACGGCGGCGACAAAGCATACCGACTGAAGCAGGAGATCGTTCTGGGCCTGGGCGGCGTGCGAATGCTTCATGAGATGGAATTTGATATCAAGAAATATCATATGAATGAAGGCCACGCGAGTTTTCTTATTCTGGAGCTTCTGAACAGATTTAAAAAACCGATCGAAGATGTCTGGGACGAAAAGCTTGTCTGGGACAGGCGGACCGTAAAGAATCTCTGTGTCTTCACGACCCATACGCCTGTTGAAGCAGGCCATGATAAATTCCCCTATGATCTGGTGCTGAAGACGATGGGAGAGATCGTACCTCTTTCATTGCTCCAGGATCTGGCAGGCAAGGACGGCCTTAATATGACCCTGCTTGCCCTGAACCTCAGCCGTTACATCAACGGGGTGGCAAAAAAGCATGGCGAAGTTTCCAAAAGCATGTTCCCCGGATATGAGATCCATGCGATCACAAACGGTGTGCACTCTTTTACCTGGACCTGCGACAGCTTCAAAAAGATCTATGACGAATATTTGCCGGGATGGGCTAATGAGCCTGAGCTTTTTGTGCGGATCGGCCGTATACCGGACGAGAAATTGTGGAGTGCCCATGCTGAAGCGAAACAGCATCTTATCTCCTACGTCAGGGAGCAGACGGGAGTTGAGCTCTCTCCTGATGTCCTGACCCTTGGCTTTGCGCGGAGGGCAACTGCGTATAAAAGGGCAGACCTTCTTTTCAGGGACCTTGAACGATTTGAAAAGATAGGATCAGGCAAGCTCCAGATCGTCTATGCAGGCAAGGCACATCCTCATGATGCTCCCGGCAAACAGCTGATCCAGAACATCTTTGACTACAAGGAAAAACTGAAAGACCGGATAAAGATCGTGTACCTGCAGAACTATAACATGGAGACCGCCCTGAAGATAGTCTCGGGCGTTGACGTATGGCTGAATACACCCCTGAGACCTCTTGAAGCCTCCGGAACAAGCGGCATGAAGGCGACCCATAATGGCGTAATGAACTTCAGCGTGCTTGACGGATGGTGGATTGAGGGACACATTGAGGGCTTTACCGGATGGTCAATAGGTCCTGCTCCGCAGGAACTGACTCCGGGCGCTGATGCAGATGCGCGTGACGCTGAGGACCTCTATCACAAGCTTGAGCATGTGCTCATACCTCTCTATCATAACGAACGCCATACCTGGATCCGTATGATGCAGAATGCGATCGGCAAGAACGCTTATTACTTTAACTCTCACCGCATGATGAGACGATACGTGACCGAGGCATACATCAGATAA